The DNA sequence GAAGTAGAGCAAGTTCACGTCGACCATGGAGTCGGCCTTGGAAACGCCGATACGGTCGCAGAATTCGCGGATGGAACTCGGGGTAAAGCCACGGCGGCGGTAACCGCAGACCGTCGGCATACGCGGGTCGTTCCAGCCCATCACGGCCTTCGTCTGCACCAGTTCCAACAGCTTGCGCTTACTCATCATGGTGTAGGTCAGGTTCAAACGGGCAAATTCAATCTGCTGCGGGCGGTTGTCGAGGCCAAGCTCAATCAGGAACCAGTCGTACAGCGGGCGGTGCGCTTCAAATTCAAGCGTACAGATAGAGTGCGTAATGCCTTCGATCCAGTCGCTGAGCGGGTGCGCGAAGTCGTACATCGGGTAGATGCACCACTTGTCACCGGTGCGGTGGTGGGTGCAGTGCTTGATACGGTAGATGACCGGGTCGCGCATGTTCATGTTCGGGCTAGAAAGGTCCACCTTGGCACGGAGGCACTTTTCACCATCGGCATACTTGCCGTCGCGCATTTCGCGGAAGAGCTTCATGTTCTCTTCGACGCTGCGGTCGCGGTAGGGGCTCGGACGGCTCGGCTTACCGGCGTCATTGCCGCGGTATTCCTGCATTTCGTCGCGGGTCAGGTCTTCTACGTAAGCCTTGCCCATTTCAATCAGCTTTTCGGCAAAGGCGTAAATCTGGTCGTAGTAGTCGCTGGCGAAGTATTCGCCGCCCTTCCATTCAAAGCCGAGCCACTTCACGTCTTCGCGGATGGAGTCCACGTATTCCACGTCTTCTTTGGTGGGGTTCGTGTCGTCAAAGCGCAGGTTCGTGACGCCGCCGAAATCCTTGTACTTGTTTGCAGTACCGAAATTCAGGCAGATCGATTTGGCGTGTCCGATGTGGATGTAGCCGTTCGGTTCAGGAGGGAAACGGGTGTGCACATTCTTGCGCTTGCCCGTAGCGAGGTCGTTAACGATGATGTCCTGTACAAAATTCGAAGATTCAGGGATTTCCATGGTTAATCCTTTAGTTTTTAACGCTGGAAAATATAGTAAAATGGTTATTCGTCTCCGAAGAACCAGTCGCGGTCATGGCAGACAATGGTGGTGTGCGTTGTTCTGTTAGCGATGACTGCGATTTTGTCTATATCGGTGCAAGCGGGCCCATTTTCAAGTTTTGAAAAAAGTTCTCGGTCTTCATAGTCGACCCATGATTCATTTTTACAGATGTAGCCGGCTTTTTCTTTATTTAAGTATACAATGACGCCCTCTAAGGCCGCCTTACAGGAGTATTGCGAAGTCTTGTGGATGTCTTTGGAATCTTGGATGGAATCGGACGAGGCGTCGGTAGAGCCTTTTCCGCCGCAGGCGGCAAGTAAAAAGGCTGCCGAAAGAATGCTGAATAAAGATTTCATGAATGTTCTTGCATCATGACGATGCGTTTTACTTTCTCATACTTTTGCCAAAACCGCGGCTATTGCTATTACGGTTGCTGTTCCCGCTGTTGCGGTTGTTATGGCTGCTGCGGGAATCGTCGTAGTTTTTCTGGCTGCTACGGGTAGTCTTGATGTTGCCAAAACCTTGATTGTTGTTTTGGTTGTTGTCATCTTGCCAGTAATTGTCCTTGGTGGTCTTGACCGTTGCAACCGTGTTCGGGTGGGCGGCTGCATTATGAATTTC is a window from the uncultured Fibrobacter sp. genome containing:
- a CDS encoding glutamine--tRNA ligase/YqeY domain fusion protein, with translation MEIPESSNFVQDIIVNDLATGKRKNVHTRFPPEPNGYIHIGHAKSICLNFGTANKYKDFGGVTNLRFDDTNPTKEDVEYVDSIREDVKWLGFEWKGGEYFASDYYDQIYAFAEKLIEMGKAYVEDLTRDEMQEYRGNDAGKPSRPSPYRDRSVEENMKLFREMRDGKYADGEKCLRAKVDLSSPNMNMRDPVIYRIKHCTHHRTGDKWCIYPMYDFAHPLSDWIEGITHSICTLEFEAHRPLYDWFLIELGLDNRPQQIEFARLNLTYTMMSKRKLLELVQTKAVMGWNDPRMPTVCGYRRRGFTPSSIREFCDRIGVSKADSMVDVNLLYFCIREELNQTANRVMAVIDPVKLVIDNWEAGKVEMIEVENNPNDPNAGTRQVPFSGELYIEADDFMEEPPKKYFRLKPEGEVRLKGAYFVTCKSVEKDADGKVKVIHCVYDPLSKGGETPDGRKVKGTIHWVSAAHAVDAEVRLIDNLFTLEDPSQVPEGEDWHDYLNPESMVIKQAKVEPSLADAKLEDRFQFMRQGYFCLDSEDSKPGHLVFNRTVGLKDSFNPSK